The proteins below are encoded in one region of Flavobacterium nackdongense:
- a CDS encoding alpha-L-fucosidase, giving the protein MRKNVLYRCLCCFTLLAIPANLDAQTTASKAASELKPLTNSDFETGDLTGWKHWRTKFCSISKDAYSGKYALQVGPERAFGVQEVKVKPNSLYRISAFVKTDSGAEEIQLKISDYGGASLSVSSALTAYTKVSLDFQTAFSSDNLLISFIHPTGNGSGFADQIELTYLGEAPAPKIQEFVKIPERILKEDVGVSQLPNEKMKWFLDDKFGMFIHWGVYAAMPEGSEWVRHTEAWGQEYYQRRARDPKKGFTAAKFDASQWADIAKKAGMKYMAMTSRHHDGFALFDSKHPSSWTSKKDLGRDLVKEYTDAVRASGLHVGLYYSPMSWRYPGYYDVTGKDCKPNVWGYKTAAWHKADAKDMKEEVYEQVTTLFNDYGKIDYMFWDGGWLSQTVNREVELAFWDPGKYQNPNNEWPINEKFITKEEGTNKPLGIMGLVRKFQPDLVVNERFSWVGDVHAEEGGSATSGDIRYEQYGEKCLSLQKGGWGYRPNGKVFSFEEVAVFLSNCVVRNINLLLNVAPDREGVIPQNQQEVLFQTGKWLSKVGDGIYGTRGGPWQPLFGEYGFTFKGNKIYCHIYEGYRDFKSGTFTTQSLANKKVTKVINLYDGKELLWTKNKNKTITIAGVDYSLNSAATLLEITLAEPVFK; this is encoded by the coding sequence ATGAGAAAAAATGTACTGTATCGGTGTTTGTGTTGCTTTACCCTATTAGCCATTCCCGCAAATTTGGATGCTCAAACCACAGCTTCAAAAGCTGCTTCAGAATTAAAACCTTTGACCAATTCAGATTTTGAAACGGGTGATTTGACGGGTTGGAAGCATTGGAGAACCAAATTTTGTAGTATATCTAAGGACGCCTATTCTGGCAAATATGCCTTGCAAGTTGGTCCTGAAAGAGCTTTTGGAGTACAGGAGGTCAAAGTAAAACCCAATAGTCTTTATCGAATTTCCGCTTTTGTAAAAACCGACTCGGGAGCTGAAGAAATTCAGCTTAAGATCAGTGATTATGGTGGTGCTTCGCTATCTGTTTCTAGTGCTTTGACTGCATACACTAAGGTAAGTCTTGATTTTCAAACAGCCTTTTCGTCGGACAATCTGTTGATTTCTTTTATACATCCTACAGGCAATGGAAGTGGTTTCGCCGATCAAATCGAATTAACTTATTTAGGGGAAGCTCCTGCGCCTAAGATTCAAGAGTTTGTGAAGATTCCGGAAAGAATATTAAAAGAGGATGTGGGCGTTTCGCAATTGCCTAATGAAAAAATGAAATGGTTTCTCGATGATAAGTTCGGTATGTTTATTCATTGGGGCGTTTACGCTGCCATGCCCGAGGGTTCAGAATGGGTAAGACATACAGAAGCCTGGGGTCAGGAATATTATCAAAGAAGGGCGCGGGATCCAAAAAAAGGCTTTACTGCCGCTAAATTTGATGCTTCGCAATGGGCTGATATTGCAAAAAAAGCGGGGATGAAATATATGGCAATGACTTCTCGTCATCACGATGGTTTTGCACTTTTTGACAGTAAACATCCTTCGAGCTGGACTAGCAAAAAAGACCTTGGACGTGATTTAGTAAAAGAATACACCGATGCTGTACGAGCATCGGGACTACACGTAGGATTGTATTATTCTCCGATGAGTTGGCGTTATCCGGGCTATTATGATGTAACTGGAAAAGATTGTAAGCCTAATGTATGGGGCTATAAGACAGCTGCTTGGCATAAAGCCGATGCCAAAGATATGAAAGAGGAAGTGTATGAGCAGGTTACAACACTTTTTAATGATTATGGAAAAATAGATTATATGTTTTGGGATGGTGGTTGGTTAAGCCAAACGGTAAATCGTGAGGTGGAACTCGCCTTTTGGGATCCGGGAAAATATCAAAATCCCAATAATGAGTGGCCTATTAATGAAAAGTTTATTACCAAAGAAGAAGGCACTAATAAGCCATTGGGTATTATGGGCTTGGTGCGTAAATTTCAACCTGATTTGGTGGTTAATGAACGTTTCTCTTGGGTGGGTGATGTTCATGCTGAAGAAGGAGGTAGCGCCACTTCTGGTGATATTCGATACGAGCAATATGGCGAAAAATGTTTAAGTCTTCAAAAAGGGGGTTGGGGATACAGACCCAATGGAAAAGTTTTCAGTTTTGAAGAGGTAGCCGTTTTTTTATCAAACTGTGTGGTTAGAAACATCAATTTACTGTTGAATGTTGCACCAGACCGAGAAGGTGTTATACCACAAAATCAGCAAGAGGTGCTTTTTCAAACAGGTAAATGGCTGTCAAAGGTCGGTGATGGAATTTATGGTACTCGCGGCGGTCCGTGGCAACCACTATTTGGGGAGTATGGCTTTACCTTCAAAGGCAATAAAATCTATTGTCACATTTATGAAGGATACCGTGATTTTAAATCGGGAACTTTTACAACCCAGTCGCTAGCTAATAAAAAAGTAACGAAAGTGATTAACCTTTACGACGGAAAAGAATTGCTGTGGACCAAAAATAAAAACAAAACCATAACCATAGCGGGAGTGGATTACAGCTTAAATTCAGCTGCCACATTGCTAGAAATTACGCTGGCTGAGCCCGTATTTAAATAA
- a CDS encoding DUF456 domain-containing protein — MDLVLLIIGFVLMILGIFGSFMPVLPGPSLSWLGLVLLYFTTAIEVNYWILGISLVITVLISVLDYVIPAKGTKKFGGSSYGIWGTNIGLVVGIFAPIPFGFIIGPFLGAFIGELMYDYKDHGRALKAATGSFIGFLASSFMKFVVCMVFLGLYIWIVWEHKAILF; from the coding sequence ATGGATTTAGTGCTGCTAATTATCGGTTTTGTGTTAATGATTTTAGGTATTTTTGGCAGTTTTATGCCAGTTTTGCCTGGTCCAAGTTTGAGTTGGTTGGGATTGGTATTGCTTTATTTTACTACCGCAATTGAAGTAAATTACTGGATTCTTGGTATTAGCCTTGTGATTACAGTCCTAATTTCGGTGTTGGATTATGTGATTCCAGCCAAGGGAACCAAAAAATTTGGCGGTAGTTCGTATGGTATTTGGGGAACGAATATTGGATTGGTTGTAGGTATTTTTGCTCCGATTCCTTTTGGTTTTATCATTGGACCTTTTTTAGGTGCTTTTATCGGTGAACTGATGTACGATTACAAAGACCACGGCCGCGCTCTGAAAGCTGCCACGGGTTCTTTTATTGGGTTTTTAGCTTCTAGCTTTATGAAATTTGTCGTTTGTATGGTGTTCTTGGGACTTTATATCTGGATTGTCTGGGAGCATAAGGCTATCCTTTTTTGA
- a CDS encoding glycosyltransferase family 2 protein: MILVLYIIMLLYCLSIIALIYGFTKVNSFDSLWLEPKTKFTIIVPFRNEAENLPSLLDSFSKLSYPMEFFEVILVDDDSDYRLQIADCRPDTQRTGEAFQVSVIKNIRISNSPKKDAISTAIQLAKNDWIITTDADCVVTKNWLSTLDNYIQRHDVSMIAGAVTYDYENSFLHHFQQLDLASLQGATIGSFGIGKGFMCNGANFAYTKSFFQDLNGFEGNDKIASGDDVFLLQKAMAKCPAKVQYLKSENNIVITKPVNDWKSLFHQRVRWASKTSSYQSRFGIGLGLVVFGGNIGLLFVVCCLLFGIGNIFLMCFLLLAKFSVDFVLIHKTNGFLKSKTQFFVISSLLYPFFSVSVALYAAFGKYEWKGRRF, encoded by the coding sequence ATGATTCTTGTTTTATACATAATTATGCTGCTATATTGTCTGTCAATAATTGCCCTAATCTATGGATTTACCAAAGTCAATTCCTTTGATTCTCTTTGGCTAGAGCCAAAAACAAAATTCACGATTATTGTTCCTTTTCGGAATGAAGCGGAAAATCTGCCAAGTCTCTTAGACAGTTTTTCAAAATTGAGTTATCCGATGGAATTTTTTGAGGTAATTCTGGTTGATGATGATTCAGATTATAGATTGCAGATTGCAGATTGCAGACCCGACACACAGCGAACTGGCGAAGCATTTCAGGTTTCAGTCATAAAGAATATTCGAATTTCGAATTCGCCAAAGAAAGATGCGATTTCAACAGCAATACAATTGGCTAAAAATGATTGGATAATCACAACTGATGCAGATTGTGTTGTTACCAAAAACTGGTTGTCAACATTGGACAATTATATTCAGCGTCACGATGTTTCGATGATTGCGGGTGCTGTGACTTATGATTATGAAAATTCTTTTTTACATCATTTTCAGCAATTGGATTTGGCCAGTTTGCAGGGCGCAACGATTGGGAGTTTTGGCATAGGAAAAGGATTTATGTGCAACGGTGCTAATTTTGCTTACACCAAATCTTTTTTTCAAGACTTGAATGGTTTCGAGGGAAATGATAAAATTGCTAGTGGTGACGATGTGTTTTTGTTGCAAAAAGCTATGGCAAAATGCCCCGCGAAAGTTCAGTATTTAAAATCTGAAAATAACATTGTCATTACAAAGCCGGTGAACGATTGGAAATCCTTGTTTCATCAAAGAGTGCGTTGGGCTTCGAAAACAAGTTCGTATCAAAGCAGGTTTGGGATTGGTTTGGGATTGGTCGTTTTCGGTGGGAATATTGGTTTGTTGTTTGTTGTTTGTTGTTTGTTGTTTGGGATTGGGAACATTTTTTTAATGTGTTTTTTGCTGTTGGCGAAATTTTCAGTTGACTTTGTTTTAATACATAAAACGAATGGTTTCTTAAAAAGCAAAACGCAATTTTTTGTAATAAGCAGTTTGTTGTATCCTTTTTTTAGCGTGAGTGTGGCTTTGTATGCAGCGTTTGGAAAATACGAATGGAAAGGGAGGCGATTTTAG
- a CDS encoding lysylphosphatidylglycerol synthase domain-containing protein → MISISHKAKQFLILLIKLLIVGGAFYFIYIQLANNDKLDWEKFIILFKKNQSIAGISFILLLSVLNRFFEILKWQNLVSYLHKISLLESTKQVLGALTAGLFTPNGLGEYAGKALFFDKKSTKKIIFLNLICNGIQMILSVVFGIFGLLYFNANYNIITSKTVLILFGICFLLFGILFFSKKIDIKGYSIEKLIHKINEIPKTIHQKNIFLAVCRYLVFSHQYYFLFLAFDVDLPYLTMMATIASVYFLASSLPTFQFLDFAVKGSVAVYFFGILGINEWIVVFISTLMWFLNVVLPVIIGSYYVMNFKTKITQ, encoded by the coding sequence ATGATTTCAATATCCCACAAAGCTAAACAATTCCTCATACTTCTTATCAAACTTTTGATTGTTGGCGGTGCATTTTATTTTATTTACATCCAATTGGCGAATAACGACAAACTGGATTGGGAGAAATTCATCATTTTGTTCAAAAAAAACCAATCGATTGCTGGAATCAGCTTTATCTTGTTGTTGAGTGTTTTGAATCGCTTTTTCGAAATTTTGAAATGGCAGAATTTGGTTTCTTATCTTCATAAAATTTCTTTGCTAGAATCCACTAAGCAAGTTCTAGGTGCTTTGACTGCTGGATTATTTACTCCAAACGGTCTGGGAGAATATGCTGGAAAAGCATTGTTTTTTGATAAAAAATCCACCAAAAAAATTATATTTTTGAATTTGATTTGCAACGGAATCCAAATGATTTTATCTGTAGTTTTTGGTATATTTGGATTGTTATATTTCAATGCCAATTACAATATCATTACTTCAAAAACAGTTCTAATTCTGTTTGGAATTTGTTTTTTGCTTTTTGGAATTTTATTTTTTTCGAAGAAAATAGATATCAAAGGGTATTCCATCGAAAAACTGATTCATAAAATCAATGAAATTCCGAAAACCATTCATCAGAAAAATATCTTTTTGGCAGTTTGCCGATACTTGGTTTTTTCACATCAATATTATTTTTTGTTCTTGGCTTTTGATGTCGATTTGCCTTATTTGACAATGATGGCAACCATTGCGAGTGTATATTTTCTAGCTTCTTCTTTGCCTACATTCCAGTTTTTGGACTTTGCTGTCAAGGGAAGTGTTGCCGTTTATTTCTTTGGAATATTAGGAATCAACGAATGGATTGTGGTTTTTATAAGCACGCTGATGTGGTTTTTGAATGTAGTTTTGCCAGTTATTATTGGGAGTTATTATGTAATGAATTTCAAAACTAAAATAACACAATGA
- the ruvC gene encoding crossover junction endodeoxyribonuclease RuvC produces MANERIILGIDPGTTIMGFGIIKVVGKNMQFIQLNELQLSKYDNHYQKLKIIFERTIELIDTHNPDEIAIEAPFFGKNVQSMLKLGRAQGVAMAAGLSRDIPITEYEPKKIKMAITGNGNASKEQVAKMLQQLLGLKELPKNLDSTDGLAAAVCHFFNSGKVVGAKSYTGWDAFVKQNSPLTPKGGNSLSINVPKKNQ; encoded by the coding sequence TTGGCAAACGAACGCATCATATTAGGAATCGACCCTGGAACCACCATTATGGGTTTTGGAATCATAAAAGTAGTAGGAAAAAATATGCAATTTATTCAACTCAACGAATTGCAATTGTCTAAATATGACAACCATTATCAAAAATTGAAAATCATTTTCGAACGCACCATCGAACTAATTGACACACACAATCCTGATGAAATAGCGATTGAAGCACCTTTCTTTGGAAAAAATGTACAATCAATGTTGAAACTCGGAAGAGCGCAAGGCGTGGCAATGGCGGCGGGACTTTCGAGAGACATTCCCATCACCGAATACGAACCCAAGAAAATAAAAATGGCCATCACCGGCAACGGAAACGCTAGCAAGGAACAAGTTGCAAAAATGCTCCAACAACTTTTAGGCTTAAAAGAATTACCAAAAAATCTAGATTCTACCGATGGATTAGCGGCCGCAGTTTGTCATTTTTTCAATTCAGGAAAAGTGGTTGGTGCGAAAAGTTATACCGGTTGGGATGCTTTTGTGAAGCAGAATAGCCCCCTAACCCCCAAAGGGGGAAATAGTTTGTCGATTAATGTTCCTAAAAAGAATCAATAA
- the hemW gene encoding radical SAM family heme chaperone HemW has translation MLYSKYISSFTSSPSGRSGGAIYIHIPFCKQACHYCDFHFSTSMKKKDEMVLALAKEIQMRKNGLLDSARSDKEEMIETIYFGGGTPSTLQIADCRFLIEEVYKNYKVSENPEITLEANPDDLSEDYLIALSKIGINRLSIGIQSFFEDDLTMMNRAHNSAEARKCLEIATQYFDNISLDLIYGIPGMSNEKWKKNIETALSYGIPHISSYALTVEPKTALNKLIQTGKIGKPNDDLAQEHFQILVATLEANGFIHYELSNFGKENYFSKNNSAYWLGKKYIGIGPSAHSYDGISRSWNVSNNAIYLKSLGENKLPNEMEILSKTDRYNEYIMTGLRTIWGVSLDRISDEFGNEYSDYLQKQSQKFINDGLLEIVTSSVPMQSGSIEKILKPTKKGKFLTDGIASDLFFINPI, from the coding sequence ATGTTATATTCAAAATACATTTCCAGTTTCACCTCCTCCCCTTCGGGGAGGTCGGGTGGGGCTATCTACATCCACATCCCTTTTTGCAAGCAGGCTTGTCATTATTGCGACTTTCATTTTTCAACTTCAATGAAAAAGAAAGACGAAATGGTTTTGGCCTTGGCTAAAGAAATTCAAATGAGAAAAAATGGGCTTCTCGACTCCGCTCGAAGTGACAAAGAGGAAATGATAGAAACCATTTATTTCGGTGGCGGAACACCTTCTACATTGCAGATTGCAGATTGCAGATTTTTGATTGAAGAAGTTTATAAGAACTACAAAGTTTCAGAAAATCCCGAAATCACGCTCGAAGCCAATCCCGATGATTTGTCTGAAGATTATTTGATTGCACTTTCAAAAATTGGAATCAACCGGCTATCTATCGGAATTCAATCTTTTTTTGAAGACGATTTAACGATGATGAATCGCGCCCATAATTCGGCGGAAGCAAGAAAATGTCTTGAAATCGCAACTCAATATTTCGACAACATTTCCCTCGATTTGATTTATGGAATTCCAGGAATGAGCAACGAAAAGTGGAAGAAAAACATTGAAACAGCGTTGAGTTATGGCATTCCGCACATTTCGAGTTATGCCTTGACGGTCGAACCCAAAACCGCTTTGAACAAACTTATCCAAACTGGTAAAATCGGAAAACCAAACGATGATTTAGCGCAAGAACATTTTCAGATTTTGGTCGCAACACTTGAAGCAAATGGTTTTATCCATTATGAATTGTCGAATTTCGGGAAAGAGAATTATTTTTCGAAGAACAATTCGGCCTATTGGTTGGGAAAAAAATACATCGGGATTGGTCCTTCGGCGCACAGTTATGATGGCATTTCCAGGAGTTGGAATGTTTCGAATAATGCTATTTATTTGAAATCTTTGGGTGAAAATAAATTACCCAACGAAATGGAAATTTTATCCAAAACCGACCGTTACAACGAATATATTATGACAGGATTGCGAACCATTTGGGGCGTTTCTTTGGATAGAATTTCGGACGAATTTGGAAACGAATATTCAGACTATTTGCAAAAGCAATCGCAGAAATTTATAAATGACGGTTTGCTTGAAATCGTCACTTCGAGTGTCCCGATGCAATCGGGAAGTATCGAGAAGATTCTAAAACCAACCAAAAAAGGAAAATTTTTGACGGATGGAATTGCGAGTGATTTGTTTTTTATTAATCCTATTTAG
- a CDS encoding alpha/beta fold hydrolase, whose product MKSIKLSFVLTLFIALFYSESYAQSKPYSFDVKVSGKGNQAIIFIPGFGCSSEVWNETKINFEKTHTCYTLTMAGFAGTPPRDNATFNNWEKDIADFIKQNKINKPIVIGHSMGGGLAMAIAADYPELLSKIIVVDALPCLSAVWNTSFKSNANNDCSETVNRMMAVSEDQFYQMQKMMMPQLLADTSKQDLVLNWTIKSDRKTFAEMFCDFSNTDLREKIAGIICPTLVLLEPSFANIKPAMNDQYKNLKTAQLVYATKGLHFIMYDDKDWYDNELNTFITK is encoded by the coding sequence ATGAAATCAATTAAATTATCTTTTGTACTTACGCTTTTTATTGCACTATTTTATTCTGAAAGTTATGCTCAAAGCAAGCCCTATTCTTTTGATGTAAAAGTTTCTGGAAAAGGAAATCAAGCCATTATTTTTATTCCTGGTTTTGGTTGTTCCTCGGAAGTTTGGAATGAGACCAAAATCAATTTTGAAAAAACGCACACTTGTTACACTCTGACAATGGCAGGTTTTGCGGGAACACCTCCACGGGACAATGCCACCTTCAATAACTGGGAAAAAGATATTGCAGATTTTATCAAACAAAACAAAATAAACAAGCCAATAGTAATTGGACACAGTATGGGCGGTGGGTTGGCAATGGCTATTGCTGCTGATTATCCTGAATTACTTTCGAAAATAATTGTTGTTGATGCGTTGCCTTGCTTGTCTGCAGTGTGGAATACTTCTTTTAAGTCAAATGCAAACAACGATTGTAGTGAAACAGTAAACCGAATGATGGCAGTATCTGAAGATCAATTTTATCAAATGCAAAAAATGATGATGCCTCAATTATTGGCAGATACTTCAAAACAAGATTTGGTTTTAAATTGGACAATAAAATCGGATAGAAAAACATTTGCCGAAATGTTTTGTGATTTTTCAAATACTGATTTGAGAGAAAAAATAGCTGGCATAATATGTCCAACATTAGTGTTGTTAGAGCCAAGTTTTGCCAATATAAAACCTGCAATGAACGATCAATACAAAAACCTTAAAACGGCTCAATTAGTCTATGCCACCAAAGGCTTACACTTTATAATGTACGATGATAAAGATTGGTATGACAATGAACTTAATACTTTTATAACCAAATAA
- a CDS encoding RNA polymerase sigma factor — protein sequence MDFEEIYKTYWQRIFRLCMGYVNDHDWAKDIAQETFITVWQKLPDFRNESSIGTWIFRIASNHCLRQIEKQNRMAKSDLPLELEEVPSINNEPKYNFLYQCIAELPEIDRLIISLELEDIKQAEIASIVGISESNVRVKIHRIKEKLTKKFENYEH from the coding sequence ATGGATTTTGAAGAAATATACAAAACCTATTGGCAAAGAATATTCCGTTTGTGTATGGGATACGTAAACGATCATGATTGGGCAAAAGATATTGCGCAGGAAACGTTTATAACCGTTTGGCAAAAATTACCAGATTTCAGAAACGAATCTTCAATAGGAACTTGGATTTTCCGGATAGCATCCAATCATTGTTTGCGACAAATTGAAAAACAAAATAGGATGGCTAAGTCTGATTTGCCGCTAGAATTAGAAGAAGTACCATCAATTAATAATGAACCAAAATATAATTTTTTGTATCAATGCATTGCTGAATTACCTGAGATTGACCGTTTAATCATTTCATTAGAATTGGAAGATATTAAACAAGCGGAAATAGCTTCTATTGTTGGTATTTCTGAATCAAACGTTAGAGTAAAGATTCACCGTATTAAAGAAAAATTGACTAAAAAATTTGAAAACTATGAACACTAA
- a CDS encoding GNAT family N-acetyltransferase has product MITISTDKTKLNIPFIQNFLKDIYWAAGRTIDEVQTTIDSSVCFGIYLNDVQIGFARVVTDYVVFAYLMDVFIAEEQRGKGYSSILIDAMMKEPVLKEVKIWRLATSDAHYLYEKFGFKALAHPEKMMEKITI; this is encoded by the coding sequence ATGATTACAATCTCAACCGATAAAACAAAACTAAATATTCCCTTCATTCAAAACTTTTTGAAGGACATTTATTGGGCAGCTGGAAGAACTATTGACGAAGTGCAAACCACTATTGACAGTTCAGTTTGTTTTGGTATTTATTTAAATGATGTCCAAATTGGGTTTGCCAGAGTGGTCACAGATTATGTGGTTTTTGCTTATTTGATGGATGTTTTTATAGCTGAGGAACAGCGAGGAAAAGGATATTCTTCTATATTAATTGATGCAATGATGAAAGAACCGGTTTTAAAAGAGGTTAAAATTTGGCGATTGGCAACATCTGATGCCCACTATTTATATGAGAAATTCGGTTTTAAGGCATTGGCACATCCAGAAAAAATGATGGAAAAAATAACGATATGA
- a CDS encoding MmcQ/YjbR family DNA-binding protein, whose protein sequence is MNLETYYEYCLSKKGATEHFPFDHDTLVFKVGGKMFALSSLLQWEKGEPSANLKCNPDYAQELRGQYGDVQPAFHMSKTHWNTVVINNELPDKFIKELIDDSYDLIFNSLTKKTQAEILEMD, encoded by the coding sequence ATGAACCTAGAAACCTACTACGAATATTGCCTTTCAAAAAAAGGAGCTACCGAACATTTTCCGTTCGATCACGATACTTTAGTTTTTAAAGTGGGTGGAAAAATGTTTGCGCTTTCTTCTTTATTGCAATGGGAAAAAGGCGAGCCTTCCGCAAATTTGAAGTGTAATCCCGATTATGCACAAGAATTACGCGGCCAATACGGCGACGTTCAGCCGGCATTTCATATGAGCAAAACACATTGGAATACGGTTGTCATAAACAACGAATTACCCGATAAATTTATCAAGGAATTGATAGATGATTCTTATGATTTGATTTTTAATAGTTTAACCAAAAAAACACAAGCAGAAATTCTTGAAATGGATTAA
- a CDS encoding PH domain-containing protein produces the protein MIDNLKKFLNEEQDPKAIEKITSKLNDLLMKNEEIGYIAVQKKPAITVFPDSIVVTNKRIIICQPKNMGLSMNFTDFTWDEIEGTFMKENILGSEFSFSTKTQIQVSIDYIPKIQARKISTFAKEQLDLLKNPVVAEEVKTEIPVFIPEEIEEVEAEEVVSFAELMPAVSNYTEPIAENTATVTEKLSSELSQDELFAKLQNYKKLLDNGLILQGEYDAFKKQILSYM, from the coding sequence ATGATTGATAATCTTAAAAAATTCTTAAACGAAGAGCAAGACCCAAAAGCCATCGAAAAAATCACTTCCAAACTGAATGATTTATTGATGAAAAACGAAGAAATAGGATACATCGCCGTGCAAAAAAAACCGGCTATTACCGTTTTCCCTGACAGTATCGTGGTCACCAATAAAAGAATCATCATTTGTCAGCCAAAAAATATGGGGCTTTCGATGAATTTTACTGATTTTACTTGGGACGAAATTGAAGGAACTTTTATGAAAGAAAACATTTTAGGTTCCGAATTTTCATTTTCGACGAAAACACAAATCCAAGTTTCTATCGATTATATCCCTAAAATTCAAGCTAGAAAGATTTCTACTTTCGCCAAAGAGCAATTGGATTTGTTGAAAAACCCTGTCGTTGCCGAAGAGGTTAAAACGGAAATTCCCGTATTTATACCAGAAGAAATCGAAGAAGTAGAAGCGGAAGAAGTGGTGAGTTTTGCTGAATTGATGCCCGCGGTTTCAAACTATACAGAACCGATTGCTGAAAACACAGCTACTGTCACAGAAAAGTTGTCAAGTGAATTATCGCAAGACGAACTTTTTGCCAAGCTTCAAAACTATAAAAAACTCCTCGATAACGGATTGATTTTACAAGGCGAATATGACGCTTTTAAAAAGCAAATTTTGAGTTATATGTAA
- a CDS encoding OmpP1/FadL family transporter: MKKIILQFGLVLFSTFAFSQAGHIMQGVGAFNMSMGGASTAQPLDISGALQWNPASISAFNDKIIKFDIGLFYSSPELSSSLPAGAMGPGSPAVSGTTKDDRGVSPMPALAMVWGKEGSKHSFGFSAFGISGFGVTFPEETNNPLSSSFDSTKNSNPVNYPQQASGFGRVESDYMLLQIGLTWAYEITDKLSVGIEPTFNYGTLELMPNPTANPSMAGYPSTNKASTTGFGAQFGLFYDTKTGFKAGVSYKTTQNMSDFEFENTYLDNTTGSNKFDMDYPAILSFGLGYSKSDFDLAMDYRIVDYKNTNGFSETGWTETASVKGFGWDNVSIFSAGIQYKGIEKLPLRLGYTYSSNPINYDVAFFNIPATAIIANAFQFGFSYNASKNISLDAMYHHGVSDGKTYGQILNPMAISPSNPNGAIPASYVAYDMTTDLIMVGISYKFSK, encoded by the coding sequence ATGAAAAAAATTATTTTACAATTTGGATTAGTACTCTTTTCGACCTTTGCTTTTTCGCAAGCGGGTCATATTATGCAGGGCGTCGGCGCTTTCAATATGTCGATGGGAGGCGCATCAACGGCGCAACCACTAGATATTTCTGGAGCATTGCAATGGAATCCAGCCTCTATTTCGGCATTCAACGACAAAATTATTAAGTTTGACATCGGACTATTTTATTCTTCACCCGAATTAAGTTCAAGTTTGCCTGCAGGAGCAATGGGACCTGGTTCTCCTGCTGTAAGCGGAACTACAAAAGATGATAGAGGAGTTTCTCCCATGCCCGCTTTAGCAATGGTTTGGGGGAAAGAAGGAAGCAAACATAGCTTTGGATTTTCTGCTTTTGGAATTAGTGGATTTGGTGTCACCTTTCCTGAAGAAACCAATAACCCATTGAGCTCAAGCTTTGACTCAACAAAAAATTCTAATCCTGTAAATTATCCGCAACAAGCGAGTGGTTTTGGCAGAGTAGAATCGGATTATATGTTGTTGCAAATAGGTTTAACTTGGGCCTATGAAATAACCGATAAATTATCCGTTGGTATCGAACCTACCTTCAATTATGGAACCTTAGAATTGATGCCTAACCCAACAGCAAATCCATCAATGGCAGGTTATCCATCGACTAATAAAGCATCAACTACTGGTTTTGGAGCACAATTTGGTTTGTTTTATGATACCAAAACTGGATTCAAAGCGGGCGTTTCCTATAAAACAACTCAAAATATGAGCGATTTTGAATTCGAAAACACCTATTTAGACAATACAACAGGCAGCAATAAATTCGATATGGATTATCCTGCTATTTTATCTTTCGGACTTGGGTATTCAAAAAGTGATTTTGATTTAGCCATGGATTATAGAATTGTAGATTATAAAAACACCAATGGCTTTTCGGAAACAGGTTGGACAGAAACAGCTTCAGTGAAAGGTTTCGGTTGGGATAATGTATCTATCTTTTCGGCAGGTATTCAATATAAAGGAATCGAAAAATTACCTTTGAGATTAGGCTATACTTACAGCTCAAATCCTATAAATTATGATGTAGCCTTTTTCAACATTCCAGCAACAGCCATAATTGCCAACGCATTCCAATTTGGATTTAGTTATAATGCCAGCAAAAATATTTCATTAGACGCAATGTATCACCACGGTGTGAGCGATGGAAAAACTTACGGACAAATCCTTAATCCAATGGCTATTTCTCCGTCTAATCCAAATGGCGCTATTCCTGCCTCTTATGTAGCTTATGATATGACAACCGATTTAATAATGGTCGGAATTTCATATAAATTTTCTAAATAA